Proteins from a genomic interval of Panthera tigris isolate Pti1 chromosome A2, P.tigris_Pti1_mat1.1, whole genome shotgun sequence:
- the CLDN12 gene encoding claudin-12, translating into MGCRDVHAATVLSFLCGIASVAGLFAGTLLPNWRKLRLITFNRNEKNLTVYTGLWVKCARYDGSSDCLMYDTTWYSSVDQLDLRVLQFALPLSILIAMGALLLCLIGMCNTAFRSSVPNIKLAKCLVNSAGCHLVAGLLFFLAGTVSLSPSIWVIFYNIHLNKKFEPVFTFDYAVYVTMASAGGLFMTSLLLFIWYCACKSLPSPFWQPLYSHPPSMHTYSQPYSARSRLSAIEIDIPVVSHTT; encoded by the coding sequence ATGGGCTGTCGGGATGTCCATGCAGCCACAGTCCTCTCCTTCCTGTGTGGAATCGCCTCGGTAGCAGGCCTCTTTGCGGGGACTCTGCTTCCCAACTGGAGGAAATTACGACTGATCACATTCAACAGAAATGAGAAGAATCTGACTGTTTACACTGGCCTGTGGGTGAAGTGTGCCCGATATGATGGGAGCAGTGACTGCCTGATGTATGACACTACTTGGTACTCATCAGTTGACCAGCTGGACTTGCGGGTCCTCCAGTTTGCCCTGCCTCTCAGCATCCTGATTGCAATGGGTGCCCTGCTGCTCTGCCTGATTGGAATGTGTAACACGGCCTTCAGGTCCTCAGTGCCCAACATCAAACTGGCCAAGTGTCTGGTCAATAGTGCAGGCTGCCATCTGGTGGCTGGGCTGCTGTTCTTCCTGGCAGGTACTGTGAGCCTCTCCCCATCCATCTGGGTCATCTTTTATAACATTCATCTGAACAAGAAATTTGAGCCAGTCTTTACATTTGACTACGCAGTGTATGTTACTATGGCTAGTGCTGGGGGCCTGTTTATGACTTCCCTTCTACTGTTTATTTGGTACTGTGCATGCAAATCTTTGCCTTCTCCTTTCTGGCAACCGCTGTATTCCCATCCTCCCAGTATGCATACTTACTCACAGCCCTATTCAGCACGCTCTCGCCTCTCTGCCATCGAAATTGACATTCCAGTAGTTTCACATACCACCTAA